The Acanthochromis polyacanthus isolate Apoly-LR-REF ecotype Palm Island chromosome 5, KAUST_Apoly_ChrSc, whole genome shotgun sequence genome includes a window with the following:
- the st7l gene encoding suppressor of tumorigenicity 7 protein-like translates to MRKDFKIAVLWLRGHVTPLFTDIRRNMEDTTGSNPQSLGFTEKLKSWLSWSWTYVCFIWFGMVLIMIYVLWSPLKLQETLTSASVFLNTLTPKFYVALTGTSSLISGLILIFEWWYFRKYGTSFIEQVSVSHLRPLLGGVESSSTTGLFSSVNGEAEPRPSVSECKVWRNPLNLFRGAEYNRYTWVTGKEPLTYYDMNLSAQDHQTFFTGDTQQLRPEDAVMQKAWRERNPQARIRAAYQAIEMNHECAAAYVLLAEEEATTITEAERLFKKALSIAGKDINLLVYIKRRLAMCARKLGRIKEAVKMMRDLMKEFPLLGMLNIHENLLEALLELQAYADVQAVLAKYDDISLPKSATICYTSALLKARAVSDKFSPEAASRRGLSTAEMNAVEAIHRAVEFNPHVPKYLLEMKSLILPPEHILKRGDSEAVAYAFFHLQHWKRAEGALNLLHCTWEGTFRIIPYPLEKGHLFYPYPGCTETADRELLPSFHEVSVYPKKELPFFILFTAGLCSFTAMLAMLTHQFPELMGVFAKAFFSTLFAPLGFFADKMESFMPSSFWHQLTRI, encoded by the exons ATGAGGAA ggATTTCAAAATAGCGGTCCTATGGCTCcgtggtcacgtgactcctCTGTTTACAGACATCCGGAGAAACATGGAGGACACCACTGGCAGTAATCCCCAATCTCTCGGATTTACAGAGAAACTGAAGTCTTGGCTGTCTTGGTCATGGACATACGTGTGCTTCATCTGGTTCGGCATGGTGCTGATTATGATTTACGTCCTGTGGAGTCCGCTGAAACTGCAGGAAACTCTTACCTCAG CCTCAGTGTTTTTGAACACACTGACTCCCAAGTTCTATGTTGCTTTAACTGGAACCTCCTCTCTCATCTCTGGACTCATCCTT ATATTTGAATGGTGGTATTTTCGGAAATATGGGACCTCGTTCATTGAACAAGTGTCGGTGAGCCACCTGCGTCCTCTGCTGGGTGGAGTAGAGAGCAGCTCCACAACTGGTCTGTTCTCATCAGTTAATGGAGAGGCAGAGCCCAGACCCAGTGTCTCAG AATGTAAGGTCTGGAGGAACCCTTTGAATCTTTTCAGAGGAGCAGAATATAACAG GTACACCTGGGTGACTGGGAAGGAACCCCTAACGTACTATGACATGAACCTGTCTGCTCAAGATCATCAGACCTTCTTCACCGGAGACACTCAGCAGTTAAGGCCAGAGGATGCTG TGATGCAGAAGGCCTGGAGAGAAAGAAATCCTCAAGCCCGGATCAGAGCAGCTTACCAGGCCATAGAAATGAACCACGA atgtgcAGCAGCTTATGTTCTTCTAGCAGAAGAAGAAGCCACCACTATCACAGAAGCTGAACGCCTCTTCAAAAAAGCATTAAGTATTG CTGGAAAAGATATAAACTTACTGGTGTACATTAAACGCAGACTGGCAATGTGTGCACGCAAGCTGGGGCGCATcaaagaagcagtaaaaatgatgAGAGAT TTAATGAAGGAGTTCCCTCTGTTGGGAATGTTAAATATACACGAAAACCTCCTGGAGGCACTTCTGGAGCTTCAGGCATATGCTGATGTCCAAGCAGTCCTTGCAAAATATGATG ACATCAGCTTGCCAAAATCAGCCACTATATGCTATACATCTGCACTGTTGAAAGCACGGGCCGTTTCAGATAA GTTCTCTCCAGAAGCGGCGTCCAGGCGAGGGTTAAGCACAGCAGAAATGAATGCAGTGGAGGCCATACACAGAGCCGTGGAGTTCAATCCACATGTGCCAAAG TACTTATTAGAGATGAAGAGCCTGATCCTGCCTCCAGAGCACATCTTGAAGAGGGGTGACAGTGAGGCAGTGGCGTACGCCTTCTTCCACCTGCAGCACTGGAAGAGAGCAGAAGGAGCCTTAAACCTACTACACTGCACCTGGGAAGGCA CCTTCCGAATAATTCCCTACCCACTGGAGAAGGGTCACCTGTTTTATCCCTACCCAGGATGCACAGAAACAGCAGATAGGGAACTACTTCCCT CTTTCCATGAGGTGTCTGTGTACCCAAAGAAAGAGCTTCccttcttcatcctcttcacAGCAGGCCTTTGCTCTTTCACTGCCATGCTGGCCATGCTCACACATCAGTTCCCTGAGCTCATGGGTGTCTTTGCCAAAGCA TTCTTCAGCACACTCTTTGCACCCCTGGGTTTCTTTGCAGACAAGATGGAAAGCTTCATGCCGTCCAGTTTTTGGCACCAGCTGACTCGGATCTGA